A section of the Sebastes fasciatus isolate fSebFas1 chromosome 5, fSebFas1.pri, whole genome shotgun sequence genome encodes:
- the xcr1a.1 gene encoding chemokine (C motif) receptor 1a, duplicate 1 — protein sequence MNNSFNDSQDYDPDYGDEVCEKGEVVKFGSIIIPVFFSVVITLSLTGNILVLVILALYENLKSLTNIFILNLAISDLVFTTGLPFWAIYHIWGWLFSEALCKIVTFVFFTGFYSSILFLTIMTIYRYLAVVHPLSDLSTLRPSTGIFLSFLLWIISIGAAMPSLLYSSLVSIPHNGEHSLGCEYKDSLWKSISVSQQNIFFLVAFAVMAFCYIQILGRIMRTRSHTKNRAVKLVFCIVAVFFLGWVPYNVVIFLRLLADKLVPPFEDCDTSIRLDYAFYVCRLVAFSHCCLNPVFYAFVGVKFRSHLKSMLHRMFIRQSQVEEQQVRMQNFSRGSMY from the coding sequence ATGAATAACTCTTTCAATGACAGCCAAGACTATGACCCTGACTATGGGGATGAAGTCTGTGAAAAAGGCGAGGTGGTCAAGTTTGGATCCATTATCATTCCTGTGTTCTTCTCCGTTGTGATCACACTGAGCCTCACAGGAAACATCCTCGTCCTTGTAATCCTGGCTTTGTACGAAAACCTCAAGTCTCTCACCAACATTTTCATCCTAAACCTGGCCATCTCTGACCTCGTCTTCACCACCGGCCTCCCCTTCTGGGCAATTTACCACATCTGGGGATGGTTGTTTTCAGAGGCCCTCTGCAAAATTGTGACTTTTGTCTTCTTCACTGGGTTTTACAGCAGCATCCTCTTCCTGACCATCATGACCATCTACAGGTATTTGGCTGTTGTCCACCCTCTGTCTGACCTAAGCACGCTGAGACCCAGCACCgggatttttttgtctttcctaCTGTGGATAATCAGCATCGGAGCAGCTATGCCCTCTCTGCTCTACAGCTCCCTCGTCTCGATCCCCCACAACGGAGAACACTCCCTGGGCTGCGAATACAAAGACTCCCTGTGGAAAAGCATTAGTGTCTCCCAACAGAATATCTTCTTCTTGGTCGCTTTCGCAGTGATGGCTTTCTGCTACATCCAAATACTGGGGAGAATCATGAGAACAAGATCTCACACAAAGAACAGAGCAGTGAAGTTGGTCTTCTGCATCGTGGCTGTGTTCTTCCTCGGCTGGGTGCCGTACAATGTGGTCATATTTCTGAGGCTTTTGGCAGACAAATTGGTTCCACCATTTGAAGACTGTGACACAAGTATCCGGCTCGACTATGCGTTCTATGTGTGCCGGCTCGTTGCTTTCTCCCACTGCTGCCTGAACCCTGTCTTTTACGCATTTGTTGGTGTGAAGTTCAGGAGTCATTTGAAGTCAATGCTGCATCGAATGTTCATTCGCCAAAGTCAAGTCGAAGAGCAGCAGGTTAGAATGCAAAACTTCTCACGTGGATCAATGTACTAG
- the fyco1a gene encoding FYVE and coiled-coil domain-containing protein 1, protein MAAGATVGESQLQRIIRDLHEAVAELAKEFRESGEPITDDSTNLHKFSYKLEYLLQFDQKEKTTFLGTKKDYWEYFTECLAKIKGANDGIRFVKSITELKTSLGKGRAFIRYSLVHQRLADTLQQCLMNMRVTSDWYYARSPFLKPHLSVDIINHLYELNEVQFDVASRGHDLDASWPTFARRTLGNSPGHMWKPPSRSSSINSLASTYSQQAHEFPSSPDYGQSLLNDLNESLPACTEDASTVEDLRLELDQSELKQRELLDKVQQLGEESAELRGVVVQLQRQLDVSLAAQEEQQDLQGNLRALKGREEALSREVEALRNGEKAREAEQQLLQEKLAAAEGKNIEFLAKLDGVLNEKGLQAASYFDSAQKIHELLDRLKEAERGKMEAVAEAEEKKRQAERLEDELRVKETAAKQGETKLGALVTSASEEKARLEAKVEEQCSALDKLQGAFTVKEKEASNLQRQLQDLQRSLEEKEKEVQEVKRRAHQDKDEMQKSAGGLKKSLEAEITALKEQLKKKEAELTSSCKTLQQLEAKNQSLTTERDKLTTNIVELEGDLQEQASKIEDYKTQCGNLMELNTKLLTTVKRTEELKKEMAENRTVLEAELAALRASEKQLRGQLDDTKMTVDEKEKSLREENRKLDESLQRATMAANLSEASSKRLEQENQTLREEQGTVKSALSRMQADLKSVHGKIGELEKNLGASRKHEASLKEDLQAKETQLESKEKNLVELQSRLESLEAREKELEMAKADAEAACAKQTEMIERVFSEKQAMEKSQLERSAVQAKENQEVTGKLEGQMEVCMKEVSRLQAEILDLRVRVQRSEEEKLKSQAQLEVTAAQRDELRTLTEHLKAQTEALNQRHVRELLECKKKEEALIEQRDSEVAAHAELSISAAAIREELSTLKAANSRLASESNETREGLHRANTEMAELGMTICKLGAEKEEAREHWAGDAARNKAMEKEVERLEESMAELQLENTKLREELTHKEKLPETITELQEQLNKAKNQMQSVKDTSREEMEATKFHMSSESMNHQVQMKSVNEQLDKMKAALQEELNNVSSLQAKVSKLEAVNEQYLQLTGEKDAHITKTETTIRETDGEIQQLTDAVTRAEEAHSAVHKVCEELKQKLNTTEADKESQSMKMTAEIDDLNRTKTNLEERLIELIRDKDALWQKSDALEFEQRLRAEERWWLVDKEATNCLGCQGQFTWFLRRHHCRLCGRIFCYYCSNNFVMTKYSGKKERCCRDCYTEHSAVVERFTEAELSPSDVPPPPPGAGPHPPLEPAPYKPTPRVTVSDPTNRSDDGVFDIITEEEVNGVYDSDATSQTTGGSLEGEQDRRPPGALDIGTGDVTPDDPEEHVPTVQDSEINLLKSGEVTMAVPLSIDDISQFGDGSRELFIKSSCYSVITVAVGDCGPSISWVFSSEPKSISFSVVYRESTDTNVEQSKVLIPLTRCNSHKETIQGQLKVRNPGFYTLIFDNSFSRFISKKVFYHLTMERPIIYDGSDFP, encoded by the exons ATGGCTGCTGGGGCTACGGTCGGGGAGAGCCAACTCCAGAGGATTATCCGAGATCTGCATG aGGCTGTTGCAGAGCTCGCAAAGGAGTTCAGGGAAAGTGGGGAGCCAATCACAGATGACAGTACCAACCTGCACAAATTCTCCTACAAACTGGAGTACCTGCTACAG TTCGACCAGAAGGAGAAGACCACATTTCTTGGTACAAAGAAGGATTATTGGGAATACTTCACTGAGTGTCTGGCTAAAATCAAAGGAGCCAATGATGGGATCCGCTTTGTTAAATCCATCACTGAG CTGAAAACATCTTTGGGGAAAGGACGAGCGTTTATCCGTTACTCCCTGGTACATCAACGACTGGCTGACACCCTGCAGCAGTGCCTGATGAACATGAGAGTCACCAG TGACTGGTACTATGCAAGAAGCCCCTTCTTGAAGCCCCACCTTAGTGTTGACATAATCAATCACCTGTATGAACTCAATGAGGTCCAGTTTGATGTGGCCTCCAGAGGTCATGATCTTGATGCCTCCTGGCCCACTTTTGCAAG GAGGACACTGGGAAACTCACCTGGCCACATGTGGAAACCACCCAGTCGCAGTTCCAGTATTAACAGTCTGGCCAGCACCTACTCCCAG CAAGCACATGAGTTCCCCTCCAGCCCTGACTATGGTCAGAGTCTGTTGAATGACCTCAACGAGTCTCTACCTGCCTGCACCGAAGATGCCAGCACAGTTGAAGACCTTCGCCTGGAGCTGGACCAGTCGGAGCTGAAGCAGCGAGAGCTCCTAGATAAGGTACAGCAGCTGGGCGAGGAGTCTGCTGAGCTCAGGGGCGTAGTCGTGCAGCTCCAGAGGCAGCTGGATGTGTCCCTTGCTGCCCAAGAGGAGCAACAGGACTTGCAGGGAAATCTCAGGGCTCTGAAGGGAAGAGAAGAGGCCCTGTCCAGAGAGGTGGAAGCACTCAGGAATGGGGAAAAAGCCAGAGAGGCTGAACAACAACTGCTCCAGGAAAAGTTGGCGGCTGCTGAGGGGAAGAACATAGAGTTCCTGGCCAAGTTGGACGGGGTCCTGAATGAGAAGGGCCTGCAAGCAGCCAGTTACTTTGATTCAGCTCAAAAGATACACGAGTTGCTGGACAGATtgaaagaggcagagagagggaagatgGAAGCTGTAGCTGaggcagaggagaagaagagacaaGCAGAGAGGCTAGAGGACGAGCTAAGAGTCAAGGAGACAGCTGCAAAGCAGGGCGAAACAAAACTCGGAGCATTAGTTACATCTGCGTCTGAGGAGAAGGCCAGGTTGGAGGCGAAAGTGGAGGAGCAGTGCAGTGCCCTCGATAAGCTGCAGGGGGCCTTTACGGTGAAAGAGAAGGAGGCGAGCAACCTACAAAGGCAACTGCAGGACCTCCAAAGATCTctagaggagaaggagaaagaggtgCAGGAGGTGAAAAGACGTGCACACCAAGATAAAGATGAAATGCAGAAGAGTGCTGGTGGTTTAAAAAAGTCTTTAGAAGCAGAAATCACTGCCCTTAAGGAGCAGCTAAAGAAGAAAGAGGCAGAGCTTACCTCCAGCTGCAAGACACTACAACAGCTAGAAGCCAAGAACCAAAGCCTGACCACAGAGAGGGACAAACTGACCACTAACATTGTTGAGCTGGAGGGTGACCTCCAAGAACAAGCCTCAAAGATAGAAGACTACAAGACGCAGTGCGGCAATTTAATGGAGCTAAATACGAAGCTGCTGACCACAGTGAAGAGAACcgaggagctgaagaaggagaTGGCAGAAAACAGAACTGTGCTTGAAGCTGAATTAGCAGCTCTAAGAGCTTCTGAGAAACAGCTTCGCGGCCAGCTGGATGACACCAAGATGACAGTGGATGAAAAAGAGAAGAGCTTGCGTGAGGAGAACCGCAAGCTGGATGAGAGTCTGCAGCGAGCCACCATGGCTGCAAACCTCTCAGAGGCCTCGTCAAAGCGGCTGGAGCAGGAGAACCAGACTCTGAGAGAGGAGCAGGGCACTGTGAAATCAGCTCTCAGCCGCATGCAAGCTGACCTGAAGAGTGTTCACGGGAAGATCGGAGAGTTGGAGAAGAACTTAGGAGCATCGCGTAAGCATGAAGCAAGCCTTAAAGAAGACCTCCAAGCCAAAGAGACCCAGCTAGAAAGTAAAGAGAAGAACCTTGTTGAGCTTCAGTCCAGGTTAGAATCTCTTGAGGCCAGGGAGAAGGAGCTTGAGATGGCCAAAGCTGATGCAGAAGCCGCTTGTGCTAAACAGACAGAAATGATTGAAAGGGTTTTCTCTGAGAAGCAGGCGATGGAGAAATCCCAGCTGGAGAGGAGCGCGGTCCAAGCAAAGGAGAACCAGGAAGTCACGGGCAAACTTGAAGGCCAGATGGAGGTGTGCATGAAAGAAGTGTCCAGGCTACAGGCAGAGATCCTGGACCTCAGGGTGCGTGTGCAGAGGTCTGAGGAGGAAAAGCTAAAATCGCAAGCACAGCTGGAGGTGACGGCGGCCCAAAGAGATGAGCTCAGGACTCTGACCGAGCATCTTAAAGCCCAGACGGAGGCACTGAATCAAAGGCATGTAAGAGAGCTTTTGGAGtgcaaaaagaaagaagaggctCTGATTGAACAGCGCGATAGTGAAGTAGCCGCCCATGCCGAGCTGTCGATCTCTGCGGCTGCCATCCGAGAAGAGCTGTCCACCCTCAAGGCAGCAAATAGCAGGCTAGCCTCAGAGAGCAACGAGACACGTGAGGGTCTACACAGGGCGAACACAGAGATGGCGGAGCTTGGGATGACCATCTGTAAGTTAGGTGCAGAAAAGGAGGAGGCCAGAGAGCACTGGGCAGGAGACGCTGCCAGGAATAAAGCAATGGAGAAAGAGGTAGAACGACTAGAAGAGAGCATGGCAGAACTACAGCTGGAGAACACCAAACTAAGAGAGGAGCTGACACATAAGGAGAAACTTCCAGAGACTATCACAGAGCTCCAGGAGCAGCTGAACAAGGCCAAGAACCAAATGCAGAGCGTCAAGGACACTAGTCGAGAGGAGATGGAGGCCACCAAGTTCCATATGAGCTCGGAGAGCATGAATCATCAGGTCCAGATGAAG AGTGTGAACGAGCAGCTGGACAAGATGAAAGCCGCGCTGCAGGAGGAGCTGAATAACGTGTCCAGCTTGCAGGCCAAAGTGTCTAAACTAGAG GCTGTGAATGAGCAGTACTTGCAGCTAACGGGCGAGAAAGACGCTCACAtcacaaagacagaaacaaCCATTCGTGAGACTGACGGCGAGATTCAGCAACTGACAGATGCAGTAACCAG agctgaagaagcaCACTCGGCTGTGCATAAGGTCTGCGAGGAATTGAAGCAGAAACTCAACACCACTGAGGCTGACAAAGAAAGCCAGAGCATGAAGATGACTGCAGAGATCGATGACCTCAACAGAACCAAGACCAACCTTGAAGAGCGGCTCATTGAGCTTATAAG GGACAAAGATGCTCTGTGGCAGAAGTCGGACGCTCTGGAGTTTGAGCAGAGACTGCGAGCGGAGGAACGTTGGTGGTTAGTGGATAAGGAGGCCACGAACTGCCTCGGCTGCCAGGGCCAGTTCACCTGGTTCCTGCGCAGACATCACTGCAG GCTTTGTGGTCGCATCTTCTGCTACTACTGCAGCAACAACTTTGTGATGACCAAGTACAGTGGGAAGAAGGAGCGCTGCTGCAGGGACTGTTACACCGAACACAGCGCGGTGGTGGAGAGGTTCACAGAGGCGGAGCTGAGTCCGTCAGACGTTCCGCCTCCTCCACCGGGAGCTGGACCTCATCCACCTCTTGAACCAGCCCCGTATAAACCAACTCCCAGGGTAACAG TTTCAGACCCCACCAACAGGTCTGACGACGGAGTATTTGACATAATCACAGAAGAGGAAGTGAATGGCGTCTACGACAGTGACGCCACCTCTCAGACTACAGGAGGCTCCCTGGAGGGAGAACAAGACCGACGGCCTCCAGGAGCACTGGATAT AGGCACAGGAGATGTGACCCCAGATGACCCAGAAGAGCACGTTCCCACTGTTCAGGATTCAGAAATCAACCTTCTCAAATCAGGAGAAGTCAC GATGGCTGTCCCTCTCAGCATTGACGACATTTCTCAGTTTGGTGACGGTTCCAGGGAACTCTTCATCAAGTCCAGCTGTTACAGTGTGATAACCGTTGCCGTGGGTGACTGTGGGCCAAGCATCAGCTGGGTGTTTTCCTCAGAGCCTAAGAGCATCTCCTTTAGTGTGGTTTACAGGGAATCCACCGACACAAATGTGGAGCAGTCAAAG GTCCTGATTCCTCTGACTCGCTGCAATTCCCATAAAGAGACAATTCAGGGACAGCTGAAAGTCCGAAACCCCGGCTTCTACACACTCATCTTTGACAACTCCTTCTCACG GTTTATCTCCAAGAAAGTCTTCTACCATCTGACCATGGAGAGGCCCATAATCTATGATGGAAGCGACTTCCCCTGA